attttttttctttatcttaatttttttttggttattatgtttgtgtctgtagttttttgaataaacttatttctattctattctaaaaaTGGATGAAATGagaaaatgttatattcaaaaaacctttttccgtaccttttatataaacaatatacatataggagatttttatcatattatattatttccgCATATaactttcttaatttatttctttccagGGAGCGGTGCGGACGCGCATGCTAATGCCAATGCAAATGCTCAAGCTGGTGGTCAACCCAGCTGGGGGGGCTGGGGCGCCCCCTCCGGCTCCTATGGCGCCACCAACCCTGCCCTGAGGTGAGGGGATGAACAAACATGTCTAAAATTACGTGTGCTAACTTtcgattttttgaaaataatccaTGTAAGTCGAtatgacaaataaaacaagagttactaatatttattaaaatttatttacttaattaataattgattaagaaaccaatttattttatttttatcataactaGAGAATctctataaaatattgcaaagttAAAGGTGtcgttgatgtcttttataTGGACTCCgagtttgaaaaaataaaataacttataacattaaaatattacaacttAAAGCTCCTTGtttgattgtttatttactaatcGAATAGGAATTCGTGTTTACCAAAACTTTTCACATGTATACGGTGGAAAATTGGCataaataagtagataaattttgtcctgaaaatcgaaaaaaaaatctatgtaaaCATTGGTTGGTAActaacctaaaatattttctgtgtcCAGCAGGAATTAAGGCGGCGCTGCGAGTAATATAGACTAACATGGTGTCGGCACATCCATCCTGAACATTTTCCATCAGTTGCACCCTGCGCCCGCGCACCCTGACCCTGCGCACGCCCGCGCCATGGCTGTGCAACTGCCggaagataatatttattaaaattatcctataataataaattcaattcattGTTACGATTTATGTGTTGTTAATCTTTGTGTTTATCCTGAAATTACGCTCGCACATTAAatactaaacaattttttgtacaaaaatgtcTAATTTGCCACATGCTTTTTTTATCGTCAGATATCTTGTgtcatttaacgcctgactaAAAACCCATGACAGTGCTGTAAACCGTCGAGGATTTCCCTCGGTGGGAGCCGATCCTCGGTGCAGCATCAGGtcatgattattataataatgcattgttatggAAATTGAAGtgccgtgggaaatttcaactctgtagcacaactggaagtagaagtaatctaacttgcaagatagattacagacagacaaaacagttaaactaaataaaaacttgtaaaatataagtgCCAGATAATATTTGAGGatgttttcttctttttttttaatatggaaAGCTAATAATTAAACGGTAAAAAGTAACTATTTCCGTTGCTGATGGTTCACAGTCTAAGATTAAGTGTGTTAAGTAGGAAGCATCTAGTACTTTGTAATTTCCTGTTTAGTggaaacattatattataccttTAATGTTACTTTATTTTGGCTGCTTAAAACATAAAGCCACACCGAATTATGACATACtcttattgtatataatactaTTGTAAGTCATGTTCCCTCGTATCTGTCGTTTAAAGTCTGTTCTTTTGTCGTCTGGTTTAGGCAAGGGTGAAGATAATTTGGAGTGGTTTTAAATTAGAACATCTGACaatgcgtgatgcgcgaattaacaaacatactggtagatagataaacggaatgacagacagacagacaaaaattaaaaaaaaaatgttttagcttctattagtcccatagtAACCctttataattactttaatatcTCCTCTGTCTGTACATATCATGTGTCTCTTTCTTAACTTCGCGTCATTCCTGATTGATTTCGGGGCTATAACGCTGCGAAACTAGGGGTCAGAATAAAACTAAACCAAaaaattcaatcaatcaaatctttcaattcaaaataaaccaaaagtattcggctgtgattttacaaccggcaaCCTGCCTCATACCAACCCTTCCTTGAGAATGCATGaacgaattaatttatttttcacgttttataattttgcgTTCTTACGTCGCTTCATCACATTGCACGCCTCTGTATTTCCGTATATTGTAGCTAATTCCTTGTTTGCAGCGCGGGCCAGACTCGGCGTCTATCGGGTCCTGTCACAGGAGCTCACTCAGTTCAGGCCAGCTCGTCCGTGGGTCTAGACTCCTCAGGCCAGGGGTATTACGACCAATATACTTCTGTCTctaactaatttaatttcccacttttaaaataagatcgcaaatattttttcagtatcTTCTACacactttataatttaaaatatatataataaaaataatgcagCGGTCTTATCCACTAAATACATgagtacttacaaaaatatttagtacatTAATAATTGAGTATTTTACcaaggaattaaaaaaaaagttgtttctgagttattcataaatagttatattaatatatggatgggttttattttaataaaataaaattgttactttGGTTACcgtttttattaaacaaaaatatgttgtgcACCTGCGTAATTAAATAGGCAAAGCTTATTTTTCAATGCAATTTGAACTTAAACCTTAAACTAAGAGAGCCTCTTTgtgaaatttattgaaatgtaataCAAGTCTAGGAGTTGTTTATTGACTAATAAATACCCGTTTGAGAAATCTTATATACTGAAAACTGATGCAGTGCCATCATACACTGCGCTATGTGTAGCTAAGTGCATTTGCACGTGATACAAATTAAgacaaaaaatgacaaatacaAATGAGAAATTcgtgaaatattattaatatctacTATTACGACTACGAGGTACTGACGAACATTAGTTTGGTCAGAATAGAAATGTTACTTGTGCGGTAGGTCCAGTCTGTATTGAGGTTTGTTGTACTGGTATCCCGGTTGTGGCTCCGGCACCGGCGCCGGCGCTGGCGCGGGCTGCGGATTGATAGGGACCTGTGGCGGCGTGATGATCACAGCATCATCCGTCAGTCCTACATCGCGACCGAACGGCACAAATCCTTGTGCAAACTGCTGAGGATGCTGTTGATAAACAGGAGGCGCTTGGTAGAACTGAGGCTGTACTCGAGGAGGTGCACCATATTGCGTTGCT
This DNA window, taken from Plodia interpunctella isolate USDA-ARS_2022_Savannah chromosome 2, ilPloInte3.2, whole genome shotgun sequence, encodes the following:
- the LOC128681135 gene encoding uncharacterized protein LOC128681135 gives rise to the protein MQNCTFLIFAAVVALALAEGQFYVPRSYYIIDAEGHESAPVPLRRLRRSLQPYPYASGVPQWGSGASANANANANAQANGWSGADAHANANANAQAGGQPSWGGWGAPSGSYGATNPALSAGQTRRLSGPVTGAHSVQASSSVGLDSSGQGYYDQYTSVSN